The following are from one region of the Chlamydiota bacterium genome:
- a CDS encoding GNAT family N-acetyltransferase, which yields MPRERYPEMVLRGERILLRPMREEDAEAVVRWRSDPAVRRWFFSTDPITIESHLAWFRREKPDRIDYVIVLEKTGRPIGTVSFIKFDRRARTAQDGTMIGEPALWGKGYGREALLLWLSFGFERLGLRSIDAQVKISNERSARLLERLGFSTTGRMHTERGEEFFAMTLTRDEAERRGIVAPSGGETQ from the coding sequence ATGCCGCGTGAACGGTATCCGGAGATGGTGCTGCGCGGCGAACGCATCCTTCTCCGCCCGATGCGGGAGGAGGACGCGGAGGCGGTGGTGCGCTGGAGGAGCGATCCCGCAGTGCGCCGCTGGTTCTTCTCGACGGATCCGATCACGATCGAGTCCCACCTCGCCTGGTTCAGGAGGGAGAAACCGGACCGGATCGATTACGTCATCGTCCTCGAAAAGACGGGGCGTCCGATCGGCACGGTGAGCTTCATAAAGTTCGACCGCCGGGCGCGCACCGCGCAGGACGGAACGATGATCGGGGAGCCCGCCCTGTGGGGAAAGGGGTACGGGCGCGAGGCGCTCCTCCTTTGGCTCTCCTTCGGTTTCGAACGGCTCGGCCTCAGGAGCATCGACGCACAGGTCAAGATATCGAACGAGAGGAGCGCCCGGCTGCTCGAGCGGCTCGGTTTCTCGACGACGGGAAGGATGCACACGGAGAGGGGGGAGGAGTTTTTCGCGATGACGCTCACGCGCGACGAGGCGGAGCGGCGCGGGATCGTCGCGCCCTCCGGAGGGGAAACGCAATGA